cattcttcactgttcaattgtctgtgcatatacaaagccttatatagtTATAAttacgtcatatgcaaaccccaTTCCACTGAATACATCCAGCAtcacactgacccaaacactttaacttttactatgtagtttatcagtgatttctatgaaccgccgattgtccttgaagtaaaagctacTGTATCTCGTCCAAGAttaattacatgtaaatgtaataaataaatctggacgcatatttttgctaaatatcagtgcgatgctggatgctagatccagcatcgcactgacccaaacactttaagttttacgatgtagtttatcagtgatttcaacttttgccggaagacacgagccataatgtcatgtctatgaaccgccaattttccttgaagtaaaagctgctgtatctcgtcccaagattgattacatgtaaatgaaataaataaatctggacgactatagagacgaacatacgcaatagcattttgagcatattcatgcttATGACGgagactgccagcatatgacgaaggtaaaatcgtcaATTTTCCAACGctagtggtattaccgtcatttacaactgcatcttgcaaatgaatgtattgttcagagcagagcttggttcgattcagacggataaatagcaaacgttctgattcaatctttgcatacgtATTAACAATGTATTGGtaaaacaattgacggcattttaaaatataatgtttGTCATTGGGACGAATTATTAGTCTacaggaataataattcatcgcactgcatttcttatccgttcgcttgttagtggatggatcaatcaatttattattaaagtgatagctgtcggctccatcccaaaaaatggtATGATATTGTAGGGCCTCGTAGCATCGATAGTTTCAGTAATTCCTACTTACTGagtgtttcgcttatgaagaataatatctcgaggcaaaaactgatcaccgaccataacgattgccacctcgtcgatagttggagcattgtatctacgcacatattcgccagtaggcgttttgttagcggaaataacaatttcctgttttttgctgttttgaacaggcgCACTAAATCAttgttttcgtggaaaagatgttgcaattgggaaacgatagacctttcaacgtcgggagaaattttgcaacttgcattcaattcagaattgctatcactgatgaagtacagctgtaaaagtttattattctcacctgagaatggtagaagagaccctgctctatgataaatttgcccttttgcTTAGAAAGTAGGTATAAATTGATCTAGATTTTctatttgggcaccaaacgacgtcatttggaaacatgactTATATTCTCGGATGTTTGATTAAAAACGCTTAgcttctgacgtagttccagtaagcaaagtctgcAAAGGCTCTGGTGTTGCAGCCAGCtaaggaagtttaacttttcctgaggcgcaacacattcccattgtttcaccattaaagttcaaggccttgcaatgggggcaaattttagacatagtccagATTTGAACACATTTACtaaagctataatcatcgacagGGCTATACCTGAATgtcaggcgataattttcaggttgctcttgtgattcctcggcacgctttcttttggcattatctctttgagcctcaagcctgttttcacgttgctcttgtgattcctcggcacgctttcttttggtaatttctctttgagccgccagcctgttttcacattgttcttgtgattcctcggcacgattttttggTAATGTATCTTTaagccgcgagcctgttttcacgttattcttgtgattcctcggcacgatattttttttggtagtttctctttgagacgcaagcctgttttcaagttgttcttgtgattcctcggcacgctttcttttcttactttctctattagctgcAAGCCTTTTTGCATCAACTCTtggagcagcttcctcggctgtttcttctgccattgtaggatttatgctaaaatttctctttgaattaactctttgagcagcctaatcggctgtttcttctgacATTGTAGGATTTACagtaaaatttctctttgaaccgcttcctatctatcttatatatataaaaataagttgtttgtgtgttgactggcgtcatgcatgtttgtcgactgacgtcattataaggattagcattatgccgtcataaagttgtttgtcgacagatgtcatgtttgttatgacgtcaaaggctttgtatatgacgtcataataagtatataagaagacctttcaaagaaaattttttaatatagatcttaaaatgacagaagaacctacaatggtagaagaaacagccgaggaagctgctcaaagagtctatgccaaaaggcttgcggctaatagagaaagtatgaaaagaaagcgtgccgaggaatcacaagaacaacgtgaaaacaggcttgcggctaatagagaaagtatgaaaagaaagcgtgccgaggaatcacaacaacagcgtgaaaacagcctttcgtctcaaagagaaatcaccttAAAAGTTGAATTCAAATAGCAAGAACAAATTCACCTAACCAACATGTTTAAAAGTTAAACAATTGGACAGTATcacaaaagtttcagttttgccaaggtaataaaattcatttttgctaAAAAGACTGCCAACTGTGCTTATGCATTCATCCTTTAACAGAAAAAATCCATGCtatcttttgtaattttcaaataaaaatgtgCAATCCTTCTTGGTGTACTTTACTGCACGAAGCTTAGATAACGAGGACAGAAGCGctagtgttttattttgtacaattttctactagttattaaaattaaataccaCTATCCTTATGTGCAGATGACTTAGCCCTTTGGACTGAAGGCTCCTCTCCTGAAGCTTGTCGACCCAAGCTCCAGGGAGCAATTGATAAACTGTCAATATggcttaatacaaaaaatctggTTTTTTCTATCCCAAAGACCACTGGCATGGttttttctaggaaaattgACCTTAGGCAAGATTGTCTCTCAATTAATCTGACTCTATATAAACAACAAATTCATTTTGCCAGGaatgtgaaatttcttggtatgTGGCTGGATAGTAAGTTAAATTGAAATGATCATATCTCTTATCTTTGTGGTGCACTTGAAAAACGACTGAATTTTATGCGTGCTGTTGCTGGGCAAAAGTGGGGAGCTAGCCGAGATGGTCTTCGAAAACTATTCACATCTATAATATATGAAAAGATTGAATATTGTCTCCCTGTCTATTACTCAGcttcaaaaaagttaatttctaaaattgaatcaatagTTCACCATGGCCTGAGATTAATCACAGGTGCACTAAAAAGTACTCCTATTGCAGCTCTGTTCAATGAGGTTAATATACCTTCTTTAGAAGAAAGATTCTTGAAACTTTCTTCTAATTACTTTATGAAAGTAAATACTAACCAAAACCTCCATGTTCTCAAGGAGTGTCTCATAAATCATTTATTTCTCTATGAAAATAGGAAGACATATAGTAGTCCAGCCATTATCAAGTTGGTCTCCTTGCTGAATGGTATAGGTGTTCCTGAAAACCTAATCTTTTCTTGTCAGACCCAGATATCTCCCCACCCTCCTAATAGCATTGATAAtgttatagatataaaaatcccTGGCATGGATTGTcctaagaataaaatgaatagtcTAATCCTTCATCAACTTACACTAGCTAAAATGGTTGAattttataattggaaaaaGATATTTACTGATGGATTTGTCTCAAATGATGGGAAGGCATCCATAGGCATTTTTTCTGAGTGGAATGGCTCGTCAGTTGGGATTAGAGTTTCAGATGGAATCTCCATTTTCCATGCAGAATGTCTTGCTCTCCAAAAAGCTTTGGATACAGTGCTGGAAGTAGGATCAGGCACATTTGTTATCTTTTCTGACTCTAAAAGTGTTCTTTCTGATCTAAAAAAGAGGCAAGGAAAAGTTATTCCAATTATTGTTCATCTACAGGGAAAGATTCAGAAAATAATGTCTTCTGATGGTCTTCAACTGGAAATGGTCTGGGTTCCTTCTCACATAAGGATTAAGGGAAAGGAAATTGCTGACAGTATTGCAAAACAGGCTATCCACCATCCAATTACTTGGAAGGTTGCTCTCACTGTAAATGAAACTTCAAAGTTAATAACTTCTGCTGCAAGTTCTCTTAGAATTAATAATACATGTATTGCAAcaacaaatatttatgttttgtcttttgaGGAGCATTATATCCCACATCACCATATCCACCCAAATAGGAAAATTGCAAACTCTATTTTCCGTCTGAGAACTGGTCATGCAATGACAAGATCTCGTCAAGCACTATATCATCTTACAGATAGCAAGTCATGCCTTTTTTTATAGGTGTGTAAATATTgatgaaacaatagatcacaTTCTCTCAGAATGCCCTCGTTTCACAACTGAGATAAATATTCtgatcagaaaaattgaatcaTTGGGCCTGAAGACGTCCACTCctctcgttttaggtttcactcGTGTTAGTAAAGATAAGGagttaaaaatattggaggcaTTGGGAGTTTTTGTGTCTTCAACAAAGATTTTCAACTGGTtgtaatttcatttcattttttttttccagtcacAAGAGTGTGGTGAGAAGAGAAGatgatttgatttatttgatttgtatgttcttttcgtttctatgattttagtttaattattgtttggTGACGCAGAGGGCGAAAGCCGAGCGTATTTTCTCTGCAACATACAACAACAACCACTATCCTAATTGCCTTTCTTTTTCATCTATGTTATTTGTCTTCTTGTGATTTCTCGATGACATTCTAAAAgttaaaatgatatatttttcgCTGTTGGGGCAACTCTGAACTTCTCCTTTATGCCTGCAATTCAAATCAAAGAAGAATTGACTTAATTGCAAAAGAAGTTCCTCTGAAGTCATCTGAAAATGAAGCCATCAAATTTTCAGGATGGAAGATTCTGACTCTGATAACTACCTTGAACTGTATgattccattaaaaaaaagcaaatagaaGCTGGCTTGTGGACAGGAATACATCTTGGACTTACTGACAGTGTCCATGAAGGAACACTTTTGCATGTAAGCCTGTGTGACAAACATCTGTCTTTTAATCTGAGAAATTATCAGGAGGCTGCATTAAAGTGGATGGTCTCAAAAGAAAGAGGTATGTAAACAGTATAGATATCAATATTTTAGCCTAGTCTACTTGGCTCTCCTGAAAGAAATGCTGATCAAATAATTGTTACTTGATAGTATGCTGGTAAATTGTAGCCAACAGATATTTTAGTACTTTCACTTTATTAAAATTCTGGTTAGTTGACTTCTTGGTATCTttgaaagggtttaggttaggaaaatgaatctttcagggataggtctacaggctaaagtatgtcccaggaaggtattttaaagtacccacctccacttgtTCTCCCtgtagagggccctgaaatttgcctatatgacaggtttataccttttgaaattttaacaaaacaacattttaccttaattttcagttactagttgctttttccctgcctttagttctgaaaatgcaactcctgttatttgagtagaattttgagccatatcaatgtttttttacaaaatttaggaaatgtatttgtatatctttaaaaccttataaaatgggattgaagCTAGGATtgagttatgaagctgaaaacaattttgttgtacttcaattaagcagaagatctattttgcaaggtttcactaaTACACATACtgttaaaggtcatcaaaggtcagggccctctagagagagaaggagtagaggtaggtacttcaaaataccttcccaggacatactttagcctgtagacccatccctggaagtttcattttcctagcctaaacccttttcaagatagcaagaagtcaattaactagaattttaccaaatttcttttttaaattggattttctGTTGATTGACTTTTCTTCCTGCTGGTTTTTACAAACCTTTCTTGCTTATTTTCCcttaaattaatttcaagaaaagaaaaacctatAGAAAGTTCATTGtctagatttatttttaacaaataggaAAGATTCAATGATTATAGAAGACCATAAAATATCTGTGAAATGAACTTATTGTTTGCTTTTGCTTATATATTAATGCTAATGCTTGTGTGCTTGCTTGCAGTTGCCTTATTATGCTTTTGTTACAAGTGCTTGGGTCAAATATATGTATTAACTGAATAGTACATCAAAGAAATCAttgcatggtgtcagaagtgggatCCAAACCCACACCCTCTTTGGAGTCTCAAAACAGTGGAGTCTCCAACACCAAAGCAAGGTGTCACAAACAAAGAGGCGGAGGCCATGGATCCAGCTCAGGCAGAGCAGATTAATCATGGAAGAAGGGCAATGGCAACTTGTTCTGGTTGTCAGGTTAAACCCCTAACAAAGTTGAATTTGTTGAAAAGAAGGGAGATGAAATGAACTTattgcactaaaaaaaaaaaaaaaaaaaaaaaaaaaagcatatcaTTCTGGTCGTCAGGTGAAACCCCCAGCAAAGTTGAAGTTGAgcatatacgaaaaaaaaaaacattgttgaatcacatgaagaaaagaaggaagcTGAAATGAACTTATTGTTTGCTATTGCTTGTATATTAATGATAATGCTTGTGTGTTTGCATGCAGTTGCCTTATTGTGCTTTTGTTACAGGTGCTTGGGTCAAATATACATATTAACTGAATAGTACATCAAAGAAATCATTGCAATCTGGTTGGCTAAACATTTTGCTGTTCATATTATCGACTTTAGTagattaaaaaatacaatttgacCTCAGGGAAATTACAACAGAAATAGAAGATATTTGAAGAGGTGAGAACTCCTAttgggtaaaattatagcagttcatattattggcttaccaataaagtgaatatactacttgatgcctttttaatgttctttacaaatataatagttgcttctaccataaattcaaattcaagcactttttagcctaacctaactttattataaataattttagcaccgagaaaatgtagcattatttttctgaaaatgatggaaaaagatggtactgagaaaatgtagtattattttgtggaaaacaagcaataactgatactttatttgaaaatttatcatttttaagagctcaaaatgtgcttaaatttgaatttttggtagaagtaattattatatttgtaaagaacatgaaaaaaggcatcaagtggtatgttcactttattggtaagtcatttatatgaactgtcataatattttgaaaatttgtcatttttaagaattcaaaaagtgcttaaatttgaatttagggtataagcaattattatatttgtaaagaacataataaaaaaaggcattgagtagtatattcactttattggtaagccagttatatgaactgctataattttacccccTACTGATGAAAGCAGTAGGCAAAGAGATAGGTACACAAAGTTCAAACACTTCTCTACTAACAATAATTTGTGTGTATGCCTATTGTTTCTTGTTATAATGGATCTGATTTCACTTCTATTTATCTTTCCAACAACTTTGATGAGGGAATCCCTTTCTCTATTTCCTCTATCTGCTTTCACCTCTTTGTGAAATTCTCATAATATCCTGTCAACTGTATCTCTTAATGTC
The window above is part of the Artemia franciscana unplaced genomic scaffold, ASM3288406v1 Scaffold_1642, whole genome shotgun sequence genome. Proteins encoded here:
- the LOC136042638 gene encoding uncharacterized protein LOC136042638; translation: MRAVAGQKWGASRDGLRKLFTSIIYEKIEYCLPVYYSASKKLISKIESIVHHGLRLITGALKSTPIAALFNEVNIPSLEERFLKLSSNYFMKVNTNQNLHVLKECLINHLFLYENRKTYSSPAIIKLVSLLNGIGVPENLIFSCQTQISPHPPNSIDNVIDIKIPGMDCPKNKMNSLILHQLTLAKMVEFYNWKKIFTDGFVSNDGKASIGIFSEWNGSSVGIRVSDGISIFHAECLALQKALDTVLEVGSGTFVIFSDSKSVLSDLKKRQGKVIPIIVHLQGKIQKIMSSDGLQLEMVWVPSHIRIKGKEIADSIAKQAIHHPITWKVALTVNETSKLITSAASSLRINNTCIATTNIYVLSFEEHYIPHHHIHPNRKIANSIFRLRTGHAMTRSRQALYHLTDSKSCLFL